The DNA segment TAGCTCCCAGAGCCCAGAAGTGACCGAGAGCCAGCCACTCCACATGGTATGACTTGGTCCAAAAGAGGACCAATCCGAGAACATATTTGCAGCAGGTAGTCATCGGGAATGTGCACGTTGGAACTTGCCTGTAACGCAAGCGAGATTTCCGAATATAATGGATACCACACAGTATTGATACCTTAGTAGAATTAGAACCAGGCTTGGCTGGTATTTACTGCACATTTAGTGCTAAAGACACCAATGGAAAATGTGAATGACACAGTACCACCGGTGTCGAcaatgtttcttttgccatcctCACCTCTGTTTCCAGATAAGTTAGTCTCAAAGGCACAACACGCAGAACGAGGCCACTCAGAGTGAAACAAgtgctatattacatatagtgCACCGAACCTCAACTCTTCTACTTAATGACTCAGAAATAATTATTTTGTTGGGAAACTTCCTTTCAGGAATACTGATGCCCCAAAACTTTCTATGACTAAAAAGCACAGTAATGTTAATATTTAAATTAATAGTTTAGTGTGAGCAAACTATATGAAATAGAAATATTACAAATAAGAAACAGTTATTACTATTTTTCATGACCACAGGGGTTTTTGCTCGTTCTATATTGTCAAATTACGACAGATCTGTCATTCAAGGCACATTGCAGTTGACAGAAGCTACAGCTTTGGACTGGTTCATTTTATTAGTGTTACAGGTACAAATTTTACGCATGTTCACCCCTAAAATATATTTAATGTATTTTCCAACTTATTATGAAGCTATTAGCCTGAAACCTCACTTACCGTTTTTGGTAACTGCCACTAAACCATCTCTATGTTCTTGACGAAGGGTGCAGGGTGAACAGCGTTAGTGTTGTCCCAATTAACTTAAAAGAAGAAAAGTGGTCCTGTGCTAAGGGATAAGCATGCTGTGACTGTAAATTAATTTGCCAACTGAAAACCCAAGGACTGTAGAGGGAAAACAGTGTGACAATACAAGTACACGCTGAAGTTTGAACAGTTGTAGAATGATGTGTTTCATTTCACCACAGTATTATGCCTCATTGGCAACAACAATATAAACAGAAGCCACATGAAGTATTTATTAAGGGGCTTTATTTGATAGAAATTCAACTAAAGAATGAATGCAAAGTGCTACGTCAGTCTCATTCATGTATAGAGAACAAACTTTACAGCTCGCACCGGTCATTTAGAGTTGCGATATTTGATCTTAAAGGAAGCGGCACATTGAAATTCCTCCATGTGAGAATACATACGCCACATCGGAATAAGGTGCAATCACAATTTCACCCACTTTCTTTATTTACACATTTTCAAGATATGGTTACGTCAGTGCAGTGAGCGGTGAGATTCGCAACGAGCCCGCAACCACAAAACACCGAAGAAAACTGAAAACTGACGTCCTTCCCACTGCTCTTACAAAAGAGACGCGTCCGCATTCAAGCACAAAAACGAATAACTGAACACTGCTTCCTGCGCTCTCCCGCAGAACTCGCTACGTGGAAAACGAGAAAACAACGAAAACGCCATCTCGTCTGTGACGTATACCGTCACCGGGGCAACGAATTGCCAGGAAGGTCTCAACCAATCGTCGACTCGCATAGCGCGAGCCCGTTTGTAACAGCTCACGCGATTGGCTGCCGGTTCAGCACGCCCCCTGTTGGTCAATGAGTCAACCCAGCAAATAAAAAAGCATCAAATAACCGCTCCTCCGTGAATCGGAATTCATCAGCAAAGGGGCagcgtaacttttttttcttttcttcatcgtCCGCCGATAGTGCAAGAAACTGCGTTTGGTCGCATTTCTGGCGCTCTCGAAATAAACGTGAGCCCGAAAACGCAGAAAATCACACAAAGCCGCCGCACACGCAGCACGGTGACAAAAATGTCAACTTTCAAAAACTGCCCAAAATGCAACCAGGTCACTTACCAATTCAGCAAAACTCCTGTCGTGCTCATTCCCGTGCCAATCGAGCCTTTTGGGCAAAAGCTAGAAAAGATTTTTAAAATTAGGCTTAGCGAAAACCAAGCACCCGTCGCACTAACAGAATGCGCGGCTCGGAACTAACTAGCGCAATGTTTTGATCGCCACAACCCACGTGCTTCGCACGAGGTTCTTCCGGAAAGCAAGCGGCAACTTACATGATGCGCCTCAATCTCCCTCCGAAGAACCTGAAAAAACGCACGCATGTATCGGTTTGCCGCTTGCAAGTGATTGCATACACTCAAAAAAGCTACCAACTATTACCTCCGCAGCTTCCTTGCAAGGTCCCCTGCCCAGGAACTTTGAAATTATGAAATACAACTCTGCAAGCAAATCAATGAGAAATCAGCCTCCACTGATCAGGTACAAACGCTCGCACAGATCGGACTTTTGTTCCCAAAAATTCTGAAGCTTACGGTACCTTTTTCGAGGAGTTCCTGCGTCCTCCTGTTAGCACTTGCTGTTGACATCCTTATTAAATGCTTACATGTACCATATGACTACATAATGCGTCACGGTGTGCTTGTTAATCGTTACAAACTACTCGCGGTAAATCCAAAATAAAGGAGGTAACTTTACAACGACATTGAACCGAAGCCCTGCGAGAAGCGGATACGTTTCCGACGCAGAAAATAGTTTTCAGGTTGAATCGGTTTAAAAAAATCACTGAAGCTTACACTTAGCGTAGTTACAGTTACAAATTGCAGCTAATATATGTTCCTGGGTGTATGATTCGCTTGATATGTTAGCTAATACTACCAAATGTTCACTTCGAGGCAGCGCGGAGTAATACAAAAAGGCCAACGGCGACATCCAGTGGCATATGCCGATGTGCATGACTTCCGTCAGCGAGCACGTCGGCGACGTTGCTGTTGACGGAAAAATTCCGCTGTTATGTGAATCAGCTGTGCTACGCCGACTGTTGTCAGCAAGAGTTTGCTTAGTTTAGGTCCACATAACGCGACCCTGGTCCGGTGGAAAAGGTATAGGCTCTCTATTATGTACAATTTTAGCATCCCGCAATGTAGGTTGGTGAAAATGGGGCCAGAGTCGGACGTGTTTGAGCGGTAACCTTCGGAATTTTCTTTCTGTGATCGAACTTTGCGCAGGTACCCAAGATGTCGTGGATCAAACAAACGAAGCTTACGTGGTTACAATCAGTCGCCGTCCGTGTTCTAAAAGCTGGAAAGGTGCCGTCGCACTTGGCTGTCATCATGGACGGGAACCGGCGTTTCGCCAGGAAGCAAAACATGCGCTCTGTGGAGGGTCACGTCCAAGGATTTGACAAATTAGCCGAGGTGAGGTGGATTTTATTTCAATACGTGAAACTTGAGCGAACAATCAATGCGAACTTCAGTGTAGTGAGACCAGCTGCCTGTTTTCAGGTCCTTTATTGGTGCTCCGAGTTGGGTGTCACCGAGGTTACAGTCTATGCATTTAGCATCGAAAATTTCAAGAGATCCAAGGACGAAGTGGATGGCCTCCTAGACCTGGCTCTTCAGAAACTGCAAAACATGTTGAAAGAAATGTGCGCAAGAACGTTTCAGTTTGCCCCCCTTGTCCATCACTGTCGTCTTGACGACGTAAGTGCATTGACACGTGTGCACTTGCGCTTCGCAGGGACAAGATCCACGAGCATGGAGTTTGCATCCGCGTACTTGGGAATTTATCCTATTTACCAGTGGAGTTGCAAAAAGTCGTTGCCGAAGTTGTGCACCAAACGCAAGTGAACTCAAGGTATTGTTGGCAGCAGTTATAATTTTCTTACATAGCACATACCGTGTTCATCGGAGTCGGGCGATTCAGAACCCGATAATATTGCATAATAAAATGTCTCACGCGTAGACACAGTTACACAAAACACCGCGGGTCAAGTTATAGCGGTCAAGTCCTGAGGTGATAAACGTATGATGCAATCTGCATTCCTGAAAGTGCTTTTTAAAAAATTAGTACTTTTAATGGTTTATTTGGGGTAAATTAGACAACACTAACGCAGCTTAAACACTTTTACTGTGATTTATCAGTGTGATTTGACTTTTTGACAGCGAAAGGTGTCGAGTTTATTGTACCATTTGGTCGGTAGTCCTTTTTCCGCTTGCACCAGCAGAAATTTACCTTGCATAGCACGTCAAACAGACCTGAACAAGCATGGCGACATTTTTTCCCACCAAGAGTTTTGAACTgcttacattgtacaagtagttttCGTGTACGATTAAATGAACATATGTATGCAAAACTTGAAAAATTGAGGGCGAGGAAAACTTGTTTGCAATTCTCGTTGTATTAGTGTATGAGGACTGTGGCTGATTATAAATGCTTGCATAGTTACTGTGGAGGTTTTATTTCAATAACTTACATAGCTAGCCCTGTTCTCATTCACAATCAAATGGAAACGATGTAATCAGCAAGTCATTTGAAGGTTGGAACACTAACATGTGTTATGCGTATTTCAGGTGCTTTCTCAACATATGCCTGTCGTACACTTCCCGGGACGAAATATGCAAGGCAATGCAAGAATTGGCCACTGGAGTTGAGAAAGGCATCTTGTCGCCAAAGTAAGACCTGTCTTTCTTGAAATCATAGATAATTTCGTATAATATATGAAAGTACATAGGGAGCTGTCATCCACCGTGGAGAAGTATGAAGCTGCGAAGTTGACTTCATGGTACCTTTGCTGTGTAATGTAATATTTACACGGGTAACTACACTGCCTTATGAAGCACATTTCTTAACATTCTTATCAGTGGTGCACTATCAGTGGTGCAATCACTGCACAGGCAAGAGCTGTTTATAACTACCCCGTCATTTTTTGCAGTGATGTCAGCGAACCTGCCCTGAGTCAAGCCATGTACAGTCGCAAGAGTCGGGACCCCGAGCTGCTCATTCGAACATCAGGGGAAGTTCGCCTGAGTGACTTTATGCTGTGGCAGAGCAGTAGATCTGTTATCGAATTCACGACAGTACTCTGGCCCGAATTCACCATATGGCATCTGCTTGCCGCAATTCTCTGCTATCAACGACAATGTGGCCTTTTGGAGGTAATACCTTTTTTCCGTGGGTTTGTCCGACTACTTAACCCGCAACTGTCCAGAGGCTCTGCACACTTATAGCTACCGCATTGAAAGTGCACCTTATCTCACAATACGTGTAATCAAATTGTTTCAGTATCTTTGCATTTCATCATTAGGCTTGGTTCTGTATCGTTTACCTTCTCGCTGGTTACAGCTGTAAGATGTGGTATGCTTGTTTTCACAAGTATGCAAAGTGCCCCCTGTATTTTTGGTGAAAAATTTAATTCGCGTTTTCCCTGGTTTCTCCAATGTTTAAATCCTACCACAGTTCGGGTCATTTTCACAAGTGTggtttgttgggctagttggtcgcaCATTTGTAATAGGGAGAACAGCGCCAAAGGAAACAAAGCACAAGCGAAGAAACACTTACacctgaaagctttattgcttcgaCGCGATATAAAGTAATATTGGTAGAAAACCAGTGGCACGTGAAATATTAAGCCTTGATCTCGATATAAGGACACAAAGTACGGAGGCTCTGAATGGACTACAAAGGTTACGGAGGCTATCAATACAAAGGTACACTTCAAATGTGCGGCATCATTAGGCAGATGCGAGATAGTGTCATTCTTTGCTTAGCTTTAAGGACGGTGCAATTACACATGCTTCACCCCCTTTGGTTGATAGCAAAGGCCTTGTCTATCAGGCGACTGTACATGCGGGTGCAGCTTCCTACGACCTTGCATTTTGCAAATTCTCAGGTGCAACCACATGCGCTGTAGTGGAGTGCTATGTTGCTGCCCTGAAGGAGATGCATTGGACAGACCGGTCATTCTCTGAACCAGCGAATCGACGAACATCAAAATAATCATCGTTAAAAAAAGGACAGCAACATGGCAGTCCACTGCAGCGCTTGCACCCCAGAATTAGCAAAGTGCAGGTTCGTAGGAGGGTACACCAGCATGTACGGTCGTCTGATAGCCGAGGCCTTTGCTATCGGCCAAAGTGGTGACGCATGTGTAAGTGCACCATCTCAAGCGCTAAGCAAAGGAGAATGACCTTATCTCACATCTGCCTAGTGATGTGGTGTGTTTGAATTGTGCCTATGTAATCTATTGATAGCCTCTGTAACCTTAGTAATCAACTAATAGCCTCTGTACCTTGTGTCCTTATATCATGACTAAGCCATGAGATGTCACGCACTGTTGGTTTTCTGCCATTATTCCTTTGTATTGTGTTGAAGCAATAAAACTTAATAAAAATAAAGCGCTcatcctgtctgtttctttaCTTGTGCTTCATCTCCTTGATCACTATTTTCCATATTACACTTTCACAAGTCTGCGGCTGCGTCTTGGCACCGGTGTAGTAAAAGCCGCGATtcattcacttccctttctccactgCTCCTTTACAGCCCACTTTCTCCCTTCCACAAAGGTGCCGAGACGTGCCCCACCAGGGAGCATTGTCCGCTGCCAGTGCCATTTGTACTGGTTCTAGGGACTGTAGTGGGAGCAGGGCGGGTTGAGAGACGCGAGCAATGACTGGCACgcctgtttccggtgacttacaGGTCACCTCTTCAAGTTCACAGCACGGTCAATAGACACGGCAGTTTGCGAAAAACTCATTAAAAATAAATTTTCCTCTAGTGTCTACCTAAAAACAAGGTTGTTTCGACCACATTCAGCACCCAAGCTTTCAGTTGGACTGCAAATCTCGGTTGAAAAAGTTTTGTTCAGTACCCTTAAACAATAAGCGCAACTTTCACTACACTCAAATAGACCAACAGAGCTGACTTGTACGTGAATTGAGAGCATTTTCTTAGATTTAAACCCTTTCTTCTCCAGACATTCAAGAGTGCAAGACCAAGGGAGTGGCAGAGTGCAGATGACCAGAGCTTGCAGAGGTTCATAGACGATGTGGAGGCAAGGTGGCAAGAAAGGCTGCGGCTCATGAGGCTAGGCCAGACAGCACAGGAAGTTGTTGTCACATGAGACCAATGCCATGTACTATATGTGCAACAAATATATTCTcacttgttttcgttttcttacAAAGTGTTGTTCCTTGGCTGTTTTTGAACGCTGGTTATCAGCATGATAGACTACGGTAGATTCATGTTACAGGGCACCTGGAAATTTACAATCAACAACCAACATACAATCAACTAGGCTGCTTTGCATGGTGATGGGAGTGCACATGCTGTCAAATGTTAAATTTTCATTAGAAGGCATTGATCACAGTGCTATGAATGTCAGGTTCCATAAAGTCACATATTTAAAGGGACTTGCAAGTAAATtggcatatcacaataacctagaatcagaactgagtgcaggACTACAACAAAAATGTATGTTCTAAACCTATTGGAACAAAATTTACCATGTGTTAAACATTCACGAAtgaaatcccagcttgaaattgacgcacTCGTAAATGTttaacataccataacttttgtatAAATGGCTTTAGAACATCAATTTTTGTTGCACTCCACACAGTTATGATTCCAGATTATTGCGATATGCTGTTTTACATTGTaactctcagtttagaaaaaaaaagtcttgctccccaaaaggcacccCCATGGAATATTTTGCATTTTAAAAACTActcattatactagaaaaataattgcatatgtgaaatgagcacacaaatatacataaactaaTCGAGTTTCATCagaatcgatcaagaaataagaaaacaatctTACCTTGAAGTAAagtttcgcggcagtgcagatttttcctggaaaggtgtgttcacggcatagcacccctccactgcagtgaaaccacctttacagggaagTTACATGCGAACTAATAtactattcgttcatttcgaatacttcaaaatttccattaatttaaattcgaatcgaagcgaattcgaatactataatatccgttcgaatattcgcacaagcctaattatCAGACATCCTCACTTTATCCTATGCTTTTAACATGGTAGAACGAGTTGACGCCgagaagcagcgctgccttcGCAGAAACTTAGGCGAACCGGTATAAAGCCATGACTCAAGCACATGAAGTGCAGAAACATAGGCTTGATGAATACAATGCTCCTTTCTTATAGTTAGGACTTGGCTGGTTTGCCAGTGTATAATTGCTGTCGTGCTCATCCTCCGTttgcagcgtacacgttgcgtgTACTTTATGGGAGCTGCAGATTGTAAATTCCGATAAAAAATATTCCAAAGCATTTTCCGCATTACGATTTGATGATTAGagactctgaccggtaagctttacGTTGCACTAAGGAAATTGGGCACCAGAAAGGTTGGTTGTCAGTTCCTTTAAGTGCCGAAAACGGCATGTGTATTTCAGATTCCACAATGCGCCACGCTAAGTGTCAGCTGCAGCTATGTCAATGCACTGTACAGGTCGTCCACTGCAAAGTCAGGTAGAAGTCGTACACTCGCCAGAGAGCTTGCTTGCACACTACAGCACATGGTAGCCAAGGGCAGTGTCATGCCCCGTGAGAAAGAAACAACCCTGGTGCGGTTGTGGACCAACAGCGGGAATGAGCTGTGCGGGGAGGAAGCATCAAGCCACTTTCCTAACTATATTTCGTTGTGCCAGCCATGCGCTATAGGCTTCctaagcaacgcttagcggcgctgctgctcttgacaggcagcgccatctctggcagaaaaagagaaactggggcgtgatcagcgagcgctttcccttctcgccaccgcgttgccgctcgcttccgtgcacgtgcagagctctcgcggtgcacttgcggcgtctcacaatgtaccgcgtgcagtgcggcttcaaaaggatcttcaagcttgactggcacttccgcaaagcgaacttcataaaatgaggaaagctcgtcaatcacgttaacggtgaagagcagacgatcgacgacaaccacgcccgactcaaagcgaaatgcagtcgcgattacaccgtgtaggacgtatacctcgaggtaagtctcattctgtcacgttaaagatgaataatggtccacatgcactccgaaatgaagccgtacacgctatcgatgttctgcggcgtggactacgaatcatatgattgttgttttgatatggcatgcttacagtagcagccgtgtactttcgtgaacaaacgtttgcggcgtgcgaaaaaaagattatacggccatggcactgcttcctgagaaggttagagtcaagtcatccgtgccgctggagaatcacccgccgattaagacgcgaggcagctagctgagcttcaaccactgtgaagcaagatgaactgctcgcctcgttttttcggctctcgcgtcatgcttgcagtctctttttatgatacagacttgacaggcgtataaaacctgctgcgtgaacgcggctagaaaatcgcacaaagtcagaaggtggttaattcaaggttgcaattgcaaagcatgtatgaagtgccagttatatttagcggcttaaatatatatcaccccaataaagtgacaaaaacaaagcaaacctgcagaacgatgtcaatgcttgctgaaaatgcacagacgtccgttccggcgtgataaagcagccttcccgacgcgtgaaatgcaggcgccgaacttctgacaatgtgcgtagttcagttgaattcaaccaaccgcgcaacgctaacggtataacgcgaatgtgaacgttcaacaacgacgggtaggtctcacgagcacggggaatcaaaacacaaagttgcttcacctacaaccgtaactggactttaacaatgcgagaagacagcgagtaatcattactgtagtcgctgcgtgcatgcgccccgttacttaccgattcaggtagtcggaacgaacgaaagcgatgaactcagacagccaaaatagaaggcgagacagcgctgtcagctatccacgcttgccgcctttatttctcgtgcgacacgcccgggaaccgatacagtttaacacgtgaatcgtgtgccttgtctgcactgttgtggctggccactaaaccgcaatacttcggaccacgcttgcgcttccgcggggtcgcttctgccatcgtggaaatgcgcagctccgcacagcaagcctctcggttcaacgtgccgagctgacggccccacagttacccgcaccgggagaagaacgcgagcgcacgtgcgctaccgctaccgtgaaaggggctgagtcggccgcgcgacggttcagtgttttccgacagagccgcagcgcggctggcgcggcgctgtcgtcgcgccgcaaacttgagcttgggttccctatacatcATTTCCCTGCTCACAGGAAAGGGTATTCGTCCCTGCGAGGGAGATGACCCTCGCGGAAGAATGGGATGGCAGGTTATAGATAGccttaatgagagcagcattttaggctagttggtgatccatgacatcaaaggaattgcacgacgaaaacacggacagaagaagacaagAAGGGCACGCGGTGTTTGTActtttcttctgtccgtgttttcgtcacGCGATTTCTTTGATATAAATAGCCAACCAGACAAAGAGACGGCCTCTCCTGTGCCAGCGGTGGTGCAATGACCGGAGGACTCGCGAGCTGCTGCCGACCGATGAAAGGAGTAAACTTACCCTTTGTTTTACATAGAGTGGACTGTCCTAAGTGACGAATTCACATTATTGCTAGTGCAGCAATAAAGCGTTATTTGTCGACTTGGCccgttgccttattcgcccgaacccgtcgtagctgcaaTTACTCGCGCTACGGCAAGGGGACATTGACACGTTACGGTACGACCGTGTGCGGCTggaaccggagctaggcttcagCACCAGCCGGGCATAGAGTGAACCCTTTCAAGACACAGAAACGAGACAGCGGCACAGCCGAGGAAGCCACATTTTATTCCTccttgaaagtttttttttctctttgtttactCTAGGGCGCATCACATAAACCACAGACAGATGTCGTCGTCGGCTGGAAACCCACTGCTTGCTCTCCGTAAGTAGATGCAAGGGACATGGGCAGGAAAGGGAGGGGGAAGTTCAAAACACACGGTGTCGACAACACCTGCTGCAGTGCACACCGTGCagagaaggaaaacaaaaacaaaacaaagctcaGCGCTCAACGGACATTTTACGTTCTCGACAAGTTTGTCCCTTGAAAAACGAGTCCACTTTACGTCGTGACGGCTACTGTGACCGCGTCTTTTTACATTTATACGTGCCACATTTCTTTGGAGAGAGTCCTAAGGCCTGGCAGTACTTCACAAACCCTGTATTTAGCACACTGCACGCTGGAATGTTCGGGGAACCTCTGATGTCCCTGTCCAATACAGCAGCGCGCGGCGtctagagaaaaaaaatgtatatacatatacacagtcAGAAAAAATTAAAACTCGCAGAACCCACTGGTCTGATGCAGGCATTTCTTTAATGCGCTAAAACAAAATTGCGTAATATTCCAACACGTTACCAGATTCTCGGTTTTTCTCTGCACTCTGGCCTGATATCCCATTGAGGCTGAGCCGTCTAAATTCTTCAATTATTTtcgaagcgcaaaaaaaaaaaaagggtaaatGTGACCTCTCAAAATGGCAGAGGGCAAGACTAGACAAAAAAGGGGGGGCACGGGGGGTTTAGTGAATGGCAGGGGGCTTGGGTAGGGAGCCAAAGGGCAGGGAAAAGGTGCGTGTGAACCAGGCGCATATTATACAATGAATGTGATGGTATGCATGTGAGATGACAATGAGATCATGACCTGATCTTTATATAAACTTAATATAGCAATGAAATGTGAAAGAAGAGCAAAATTTAACTGCCAAAAGACAAGCTCAATAtaataaacgaaaaaaagaaggtaAAGTCACTGGGATGCCTTCTCTAGTGCTTTGTCGAATAACAAGCAGTAGTaccggaaaaaaacaaaacaaaaaaacgaggtAGCCCAATAATCGAGCCACGGAAGTTCAGCATAGAAAGAAACTAAGGGCCAAGAACAGGAAATCAACTAAGTGTGCGACAGGCTTCGTCTTggcacaattcttttttttttaccctcgCCTTGCACGAAGGAACTCTATGTTCTTGCCCCTGTGCACACTTCCTGTTCTATTGGCTACATTTTTATCGACTGGCTAGCTGTCCCTATCAAGTGCTCTTTTTTC comes from the Rhipicephalus sanguineus isolate Rsan-2018 chromosome 6, BIME_Rsan_1.4, whole genome shotgun sequence genome and includes:
- the LOC119396675 gene encoding dehydrodolichyl diphosphate synthase complex subunit Dhdds — translated: MSWIKQTKLTWLQSVAVRVLKAGKVPSHLAVIMDGNRRFARKQNMRSVEGHVQGFDKLAEVLYWCSELGVTEVTVYAFSIENFKRSKDEVDGLLDLALQKLQNMLKEMDKIHEHGVCIRVLGNLSYLPVELQKVVAEVVHQTQVNSRCFLNICLSYTSRDEICKAMQELATGVEKGILSPNDVSEPALSQAMYSRKSRDPELLIRTSGEVRLSDFMLWQSSRSVIEFTTVLWPEFTIWHLLAAILCYQRQCGLLETFKSARPREWQSADDQSLQRFIDDVEARWQERLRLMRLGQTAQEVVVT